The stretch of DNA GTGTATGCAGACAAAGCATCAGTGGCATTTGATTTGATCCTAGTTTTCAAAGCCTATGCAACAACTTTAGGTATAACAGCTACATTATAGTATTAACCCATTGAAAGAGCATCTAGACATCAACGATGGTTTTGACGTTGCAGGGCGGATATGTACGCGTAATTACTATTAACGAATCATTAAGAGCTATGTTATGCATTTTTGAGCTGCTGCTGAGGCGTTTGTTAGCATACGGTGTAATATTGTGACCAAGATGGCGATAAATAAACTACACGAATATGATATCCTAGCAGAAATAGATGCCGATTTTCCAATCGTCTTCATGCAAAATTATGATCGGCAGCAAATCGAGGAATTGATTAAAGAACCACACAAGCACGATCGAATTTCACTCTCTGATAGATGTGTTTTTGCTCATGAATATGGGCATTTCTATCAAAGAATGTCTACAACCTACGAATTTATTAGTGTTTCTCTCAGACTCGGCATCGAAGAGTACCTGCGCGAACTATTAGCGTTGTACGTCAAACGCCTGAGAAAAATTTCTCTACCCGGTAAACTTGTTATTCCAATTGAAGAAGCGCTAGATGAAAGAATATACGACTTAAATAGATTCCCAAAAGATCTGGCAGCAGAAATGCAGAAATTCTGGTATTTCTTCATGCTTAGGTTATACACGAGAGGTGGTCTATCTTACGATGATGAAGCACGCATGTTTCACAGATATAAGCAAGATTATCATACACCTAAATTATTGACTGCAGATGGATACGTCACGATAGGAGCATCTGTTATCAGCGAGAATTACGCTATGGCTTTTGAGATGGAATATCTGAAACAGTATAGCAAACTATTTCCAAAAGGAGAGATTGACATTGCTGCTAATAGAGTTGAATGTGTACCTACGTATTATTGGTGCCTTTTTGACTATTTAAGTGAAATTGGATTAAACCCTAATAGGAATTTTCTCGCACCGATACTCTTCGATTTGTCATTTATGATTCCTCTGGACTGGATGAAATCTGAGCGGTTCGATGGTTATGTTCTTAATCACCCGGGGATCAGACTGAACACTATTATTGAATACATAAGTAGAAAAGGTATTAAGAAGCTACCAAACCCCCACAGGCAGTACAAGAAATTTGTTGATACAGTAATCAGCGATCTATCCTGGATTCACCCGTTGACCACAGCTAGGATTTTCTCGAGGTTTCTACGAAGTCTCGCCAAATCAAAGAGGTACATCCATGTTCCTGTTGCGCTGAAGCTGCTCAAACTAAGAAAAAGAGAACATGTACTTGCGTCTTTCCCCGCTCTTTTGAGAAGTATCTCAAATCTGCTACCTCCCCCTATGATTGTGAATGAATGTGGCGAGTGGTTTTATGGTACAGGCAAAGACATCTACACGCAAACCGAGGTTAATTGGATGATTCGACATGTAAATCTTAGACATCATATCTATAACATATTCTTCAGAAGGCAGACACCTTATCTGAAATGCCCCTTCATAGGAAGAATCAAACTTATAGAATGTGAAAAGTACACAAGCGGAGATTGCACGGGATTAGTTACCGTTCACTTCTTACGGAATCATAATTGTCTGTTTAGTCAAGATCTGAGAGCCATTACCGGCACTCCGGTTTCTCAAATAATAAACATAGATGAACTATAGTCTACTCTGGATCATTCCAGCAAACCTCCCCACCCAATTCCGCCTGGAACAATTCGTTGCCACCAATGAATATTCTTACAACCCGAGCCAACAGCCGCAACCTGGTCAAAATGGTGCTGTCTGGTGGGTAGTCCAGCAGGTATTCTGAGGAAAATTTGGCAAGAAAGTTACTGTTTAGCCCTTTTATGGTATGGCTCGGAAGTGTACCCAATTCCATACATTCTGAGCAAGAAACTGTCCAAGAAAAAAGAGAGATCGGTGGTTTTGATGGCTAAAGGTTCCTGTTGTCTAACTCATCAGGATGTTATAGACAACAAACAGGCAATAAGGTAATGCGGGTGCCGTTCAGGATTAGGCAATTAATAACCTAAGAGCGAACAGCTCACCATTGGTTCTCTTGGAGAACGCGTTATATGAAATGCGAAAGGAAGTAACTAAATAATGATGTTGTAATAAAGCGATTCTGTTGACATTTCGTAAGAAGAAGATATACTTGTCGAACAATAATGTACGATGTTTATTGGTAATTCAAAAGAGCTCTGCGAATTTTCGTTTCACTAAGTAGCGGCAAATTGCCCTACTTCTGCAGACACGATACATATAGGAGGTGCCAGTTGTGGCAATCGTTTTGGCAATCAGGGATTACCTCTATAATAACGATCGGCTTGGGTTGGGTAACGATATGGGTGAGAAACAAGTTACGGCGAAAACAGCAGATGGAATCTGAACGCGACATTAAGAAAAGAGAAGCTATTGAAAACATGCTTAAATGGCACTCTGAAAGACTTCTCAACAGCGTTCCCAGTGAAGATGCTTTGCGTAGATTATTGGAAATGAGTAGAGATATGGCAGTATGGGCTCCCGATGAAGTATTACTGCATTATTTCAAATTTCTTGAGAAACGGTTTCCTGAAATATTGAAGTCTATTAAGCCGCATGAAATTCATTTAGGCAAGGCGATTTTGGCTTTCCGTCGCGAACGCGGGTTTCCAAATAAGAATGATAAACTCAAACCTTCACAAGTGGCTGCCATTTTTCGGGCGGGCTGGAAAACACCGGTATAGTGTACATAGTACGCATACATAGGACTATTCTGCTCCTGCAGATGTGACTATATAGACACGAAACACGCAAAACATCCCCACCCATTTCCGCCAGGAACAATTCGTTACCACTAATGAGTATTCCTACAATCTAATCCAACAGTCGCAACCTGGTCAAAATGGTGCTGTCTGGTGGGTAGTCCAGCGGGGAGTTCAATTCGTATGTTACCTTGACAACAGCAATGCGTAATATATAATACTTCAAAGTAAGTTTATAGCGAAAAGTAAGGAGGAAATATGCACGAGAGTATCGTATATATGTCAGGCATTGTACTATTGGGAATACAGAATTTAGGATTTGGATCAAACATCCAAAAAGGTAGTGCAGAAACACCACAAATAATGCATCTTGTCGCTAAGCAACAAGCAGAACAGTCGATTAATATGGATGATACTGACAACGCTATTTATTTTGGAGGTTTCATTAGACAAGCGTACAATGGACAACCTCCCTCAGGAACGCAATATAGGGTTAAAGCATGCGTGAACGAAGGAGACACTTTAGTTCAGATAACCACTATTAATGGCAAATTTCTTATGGGGGCTAGTAACTTTACATATCCTGTTCTTGCTGGAGATACTCTTCATATCCTCGCAAAAAGCGAATCAAATCCAGATTACCAAATTTATTATTACTGGATTCTTCGGGAAGAAATGAATAGGATGCCGCCAGCATGTTTAGATAATCCCAATAATCCAAATTTAGCAATCACCCTGAGTATCCATGAAGTTGTCGATACTACTGCTTCGATAAATCCTTCTCAGTTATATGCTGTTTATCAAGTTGAAGGTAGTGCTATTGCATGTACTGTTACAGTGGACACAGTAAATCTGGGAATCATCAAGTATTATGATACCTGGTGTAGCCTTGAAGGACAAGATCCTGAGTTCGGTTTAGGTAGATCAGTTGATATCACTCTTTATAGAATGCTGGGAGGCGATTCTATAGCTGTTTTTGATACTACTTTTCTCTCTGACTCAACCAACACTTTTGAGGGAGTTATGGTAGGACAAGATACAGTTTGGTTTCCGGAATACATAGGACCTATTGGAATTTCTGATTATTCTTACACCGAATCAAAAATACCATTTATGATCTTCCCAACAGTAATACGTGATTACCTAACCGTTACTGGGGTAGATGGAATAGTGATTTATAACGCACTAGGACAGTTGATGGACAGTTACGGTATTACTGGTAGCAGTGTTCTTGATCTCTCAAGGTACTCTGACGGAGTCTATTTTGTGAAGCCATTTCAATTTGGTAGTTTGCCAGTAAAGATAATCAAAACTTGGTAGAAGGAAGGATCAGTGAGAGTGAAGCACATACGTATCATGTGTGTGATATTCTTGATAGCACTGAATAAGGAGGCGTGTATGTATAACACCATGTACCGCGGTGTATCTGCTTTTCTGCAGAAATCTGATGATATTTATATGCTAATCAAACCAAGCAAAAAACTAGCTGATGCGATTTGTCACTCACTTGTATTTCTACTCATCATGATGTCCGTATTCTGCAGCGGTCCCGGTGAGTCTGGGGAATTCATCGAAATCCATTACCATATCAATTGGCTTCAATATGATTTGTCATCAAGTGATAGTCTAGAGCTCAGTGTGTTTACTACTAATAGCTCAGGTACAAAATACGCGTGGTTCACATTGTCTGGTGACGGTGGAGTCTATGTTGGAACACCATCAACCATCCCGGAAGGCGATACCGTCTGGTCTGTATTGACATGGAAACCTAGTCCTGCCAATATCCCTGCGTTCAACCAGAAGTACAAAATCACAGCCTATATGGATACGAGAGCACAACCAGCGGCAAATCCGGAGTTCGTTTCCACACGTACTGTCCCGTGCTCGCTGTACCTTGAAGGATACACAATGCAAAAGTGGTCTGGTGATTCACAGAGGGTAAGGCTCTACGAATCATTGGATGATACCTCTGGGTATAAATTAAGGATCAGATTGACAGATGATAACCAAGGTGTAAATCAATTTTGGGTTACATTTCTCACGAACAAAGGTTACTTCAAAGAATCAGGCAGCGACTATTACAGTACTTACACCTACTGGTTGCAGGATACGGCAGGCCTCGCGGAAGCTACACTGGTCTGCGATGAATCTTCTTTTCCAGAGGATTCTTTTGATTATCAGGTTGTAGTAAGTAGTGATTCCTCAAACAGTGTATCGTTTGCAGCCCGCTGCTCGTATGACGAAGAAATCTCAGGTCTTATGTATCCCTATACGCATAAGAAGCGCACTTATCCCGCAGGACCGGAGATACGAGGAGACATTCTAGCAGATTACGCAATGGAAGATTTACATCCAACAGAGAAGAATGTTAAGATTGAAGTGGATTTTGATCCCAATGTACTGACGTTGAGCGAGCTAACACAAATCGCCTGTAGCACATGGAATATTTTGGAGAGGGGCAGACTCTACCCTGACAGCGCGAACACGACTTCAGGCGTATGGATTGAGATAGCGTCAATCAGCAGTTCAGATACAGTATATTGCCCCTCTAATATGACGACTTGGTACGATGTGAGGTCCGCACTTGCTCGCAGTCGTGATTCAATCAATCACATCCACTGTGTGTTTGGTACCAATTTCGGGGATTCTGTAATGGGCAAGGCTATTATCGATACACTGTTCCTTCCAGATGAATCCTCATACGAGCAGAGAGTGTTCCGATATGGTCACAAATCTAGTGGGGTTAATATGCGGCATGCTCTGGACAGCACTGGCGTATTTCTTTTTGTTACTCATATCAAAGCAAAGGCGAGCGAGTGTAACAAAGATTGGCGGCTTCTTGCATCGTGGGTATTCGCCCACGAAATAGGCCACGCATTGCAGATGGGACATACTGACCCATTCGAGTTTCAGACAAATATCATGATGCTCCCTGCTCATTTTGCGGACTGGAACTGGGAGACCTACAGTTTCTTCAACATAAGATCATTGGAGGACGCCATGACGCCCCCAGCTTACTTCACACCGTTCTGGCGTCCCGCTTTGACGACACGCGAGAAGCTCGGCGTGAATACAGTTGGTCATAATTACTATAGCAGGGAAGGAGGAGAAATGATGATGTTATCCATACCTTTATTGTCGCTCTTGTTATCAGGTCACAACGACAGCGCACTTTCAAGGGGACTTCCCGAAGTCATCTCACAGATCGAATGTATCGATATGGGGATTGGGTACCGGGGACATTATGAGCCCTTCATAGCTCGAATTGAAGATGATAGCAATTTGGGGATTATGTACTTAACCCGCGAAGGTGGCAATATTGCCTACAACTATGTTCGATATGATACTCTGGGCAACATGATTCTAGATTTAAGAAAATTCAAGACAATAAAGCGTTTCGTTACCGACGATCTTGAAACCATTGACTTAGTAATTCCCAACGGTGATTATTGCATAGATGAAAACGGTAATCTGTGGTTGTTTTATGTCGAAGGGCCGAGTGTCTACAAGAAGTATGTGGGATGGCTGAAGATCGACAAGAATGGCACAGTCTTAGAAGAACGCCATAGCGATTTTGTCGCACACCTTGACGTAAGGAGTATTCCTT from candidate division WOR-3 bacterium encodes:
- a CDS encoding T9SS type A sorting domain-containing protein; translation: MHESIVYMSGIVLLGIQNLGFGSNIQKGSAETPQIMHLVAKQQAEQSINMDDTDNAIYFGGFIRQAYNGQPPSGTQYRVKACVNEGDTLVQITTINGKFLMGASNFTYPVLAGDTLHILAKSESNPDYQIYYYWILREEMNRMPPACLDNPNNPNLAITLSIHEVVDTTASINPSQLYAVYQVEGSAIACTVTVDTVNLGIIKYYDTWCSLEGQDPEFGLGRSVDITLYRMLGGDSIAVFDTTFLSDSTNTFEGVMVGQDTVWFPEYIGPIGISDYSYTESKIPFMIFPTVIRDYLTVTGVDGIVIYNALGQLMDSYGITGSSVLDLSRYSDGVYFVKPFQFGSLPVKIIKTW